A single Biomphalaria glabrata chromosome 2, xgBioGlab47.1, whole genome shotgun sequence DNA region contains:
- the LOC129924741 gene encoding eukaryotic translation initiation factor 3 subunit A-like, with protein sequence MLLFDPRCESIKKQDRGRDSSQKQDRGKDSSQKQYRGRDSSQKQDRGRDSRQKQDRGRDSRQKQDRGRDSRQKQDRGRDSSQKQDRGKDSSQKQDRGKDSSQKQDRGRDSSQKQDRGRDSSQKQDRGRDSSQKLDRGKDSSQKKDRGRDSSQKQDRGRDSSQKQDRGKDSSQKQDRGKDSSQKEVRGRDSSQKQDRGRDTSQKQDRGRDSRQKQDRGRDSSQKQDRGRDSSQKQDRGKDSSQKQDRGRDSSQKQDRGKDSSQKQDRGKDSSQKQDRGRDSSQKQDRGRESSQKQDRGKDSSQKQDRGKDSSQKQDRGRDSSQKQDRGRDSSQKQDRGRDSSQKQDRGKDSSQKQDRGKDSSQKQDRGRDSSQKQVRGRDSSQKQDRGRDSSQKQYRGRDSSQKQVRGKDSSQKQDRGKDSSQKQVSGKDSSQKQDRGRDSSQKQDRGRDSSQKQDRGKDSSQKQDRGKDSSQKQVRGRDSSQKQDRGRDSSQKQVRGKDSSQKQDRGKDSSQKQDRGIDSSQKQDRGRDSSQKQDRQRLKPETRQRQRLKPETRQR encoded by the coding sequence AAACAAGACAGAGGCAGAGACTCAAGCCAGAAACAAGACAGAGGCAAAGACTCAAGCCAGAAACAATACAGAGGCAGAGACTCAAGCCAGAAACAAGACAGAGGCAGAGACTCAAGACAGAAACAAGACAGAGGCAGAGACTCAAGACAGAAACAAGACAGAGGCAGAGACTCAAGACAGAAACAAGACAGAGGCAGAGACTCAAGCCAGAAACAAGACAGAGGTAAAGACTCAAGCCAGAAACAAGACAGAGGCAAAGACTCAAGCCAGAAACAAGACAGAGGCAGAGACTCAAGCCAGAAACAAGACAGAGGCAGAGACTCAAGCCAGAAACAAGACAGAGGCAGAGACTCAAGCCAGAAACTAGACAGAGGCAAAGACTCAAGCCAGAAAAAGGACAGAGGCAGAGACTCAAGCCAGAAACAAGACAGAGGCAGAGACTCAAGCCAGAAACAAGACAGAGGCAAAGACTCAAGCCAGAAACAAGACAGAGGCAAAGACTCAAGCCAGAAAGAAGTCAGAGGCAGAGACTCAAGCCAGAAACAAGACAGAGGCAGAGACACAAGCCAGAAACAAGACAGAGGCAGAGACTCAAGACAGAAACAAGACAGAGGCAGAGACTCAAGCCAGAAACAAGACAGAGGCAGAGACTCAAGCCAGAAACAAGACAGAGGCAAAGACTCAAGCCAGAAACAAGACAGAGGCAGAGACTCAAGCCAGAAACAAGACAGAGGCAAAGACTCAAGCCAGAAACAAGACAGAGGCAAAGACTCAAGCCAGAAACAAGACAGAGGCAGAGACTCAAGCCAGAAACAAGACAGAGGCAGAGAGTCAAGCCAGAAACAAGACAGAGGTAAAGACTCAAGCCAGAAACAAGACAGAGGCAAAGACTCAAGCCAGAAACAAGACAGAGGCAGAGACTCAAGCCAGAAACAAGACAGAGGCAGAGACTCAAGCCAGAAACAAGACAGAGGCAGAGACTCAAGCCAGAAACAAGACAGAGGCAAAGACTCAAGCCAGAAACAAGACAGAGGCAAAGACTCAAGCCAGAAACAAGACAGAGGCAGAGACTCAAGCCAGAAACAAGTCAGAGGCAGAGACTCAAGCCAGAAACAAGACAGAGGCAGAGACTCAAGCCAGAAACAATACAGAGGCAGAGACTCAAGCCAGAAACAAGTCAGAGGCAAAGACTCAAGCCAGAAACAAGACAGAGGCAAAGACTCAAGCCAGAAACAAGTCAGTGGCAAAGACTCAAGCCAGAAACAAGACAGAGGCAGAGACTCAAGCCAGAAACAAGACAGAGGCAGAGACTCAAGCCAGAAACAAGACAGAGGCAAAGACTCAAGCCAGAAACAAGACAGAGGCAAAGACTCAAGCCAGAAACAAGTCAGAGGCAGAGACTCAAGCCAGAAACAAGACAGAGGCAGAGACTCAAGCCAGAAACAAGTCAGAGGCAAAGACTCAAGCCAGAAACAAGACAGAGGCAAAGACTCAAGCCAGAAACAAGACAGAGGCATAGACTCAAGCCAGAAACAAGACAGAGGCAGAGACTCAAGCCAGAAACAAGACAGGCAGAGACTCAAGCCAGAAACAAGACAGAGGCAGAGACTCAAGCCAGAAACAAGACAGAGGTAG